One Hyperolius riggenbachi isolate aHypRig1 chromosome 12, aHypRig1.pri, whole genome shotgun sequence genomic window, TATTCTATATAGCTGTCACTGTCCACCACTTTATAGCTTAGGTTTACTGGATCTCCTGCCTACATTCATTCCCTCAGCTTACAGACATGCCTGCTCCATTTTCATGGCCCTGCATAGCCTGTTCTGCTGCTCTGATCAAGCCTTTATTGCTGACCTCTACTCCGGGCTTTTCTAGCCTTGTCGTCACTCCAGACAAGaagtcctgtccccccccccccccccacacacacacacacacacatacacacacactagagaATATGAACCATGTAGCATATAAGGTGGATGCTTATTACAGGGAGTCCCCGTGATACAATCAACCTACTACTTTTGTCGCATTTTGTTGCACACCTCCTTTCCTGCACTacaccagcttagtgtgtaaatgcagagtacagtgcagcagaagctgtgctctcatctctccgctggagtccagtgctgtgcctgtgcgaccatcctgtctgtccccatcctcttcctgcactaccccagcttagtgtgtaaatgcagagtatagcccaGCATAAGCTGTGCTTTCACCTCTTCACTGGAGAAAATATCATATGGTTCTAGATAGTCGAAGTTGCAGGCAGTTGCTCTTCAGGACACCGATCTCCCTGCTGCTGCGCACATACATGCAGCAGAAGCAGTTGATAGAGCACCCGTGGGGGTGGGGTAGGCCCTAATCCATGAGCATAGTTGCCTGGAATGCCtttgcctaaaaacagccctgcctCTACTAGAGAATGTTTAACTTCATTAAAATATCCTCCCAAGATTATCACCTGAAACAACACATCCGGATCTCAAGTGATCCATCTTCATATTTACGCTCACTGGTCACTGTAAAATTGTTATGCAGTTTTCCAATCTGGGCAGACATGGATTTAGTTCAGGTCTCAAACCACCCCTTCCTGCTACTTGTACAGAAACTACCATATACATCAACTCCTCCATACCATGTGAGCAGTCCTATCTATACCCGTAGCAACCAGCCTCTTCTGTGTAAAGTATCTCATTACAACAGCCCTCTCTGTGatgtacaacccccccccccctcccccccatgcgcCCACACACACCAGGCCCAATCTTCCATGCGCAGCAGCATTCTCACAACCCTCATATGTAAAATATCTACTATCCTATGTGCAACAACCCACGAGCCGCCCTGCCCCTTGGGACCATTCTATTGCTATATGTAGACAGCCCTATGTAGTccccccccaaaatacacacaaacacacataccctcCCTTCATAACATATTTGCTACTCTGCAGCCTACGTGGCCTTTACAGATCTCCAGCCATGTTGATAGGTGGACAGTTTTTTTCATCTGATACTCTCAAGTCATATTTCTTTCTACCAAGTTAAaaagttgaacagcgaggagaacgccagagcataccactaaggctgcatctgaaatgaccaccagctcagcgtGCAGcatctaaatagattttctgcacacttcgcattcaatttagaagaaaatcatatgcaaatctgctactacttatcatgcaaacaggaaacgaaggaggaggggctgggagcagctaatctgacagttacatagttacaagttaaggaaaggtgggggggaaaggctgcgcatccctaaacacatgttgcaattgaatggttaatcgcacaggcatacacggcctctgccagactgaaaaatgcatgccctgcatccaagacaagtgctaacatttattaaactaggaggaactttagcttccaatatggtttgcaagcaaagtatattatactagacacttgcgccacggtgaggcaaacctccgggcaagtgacctaacctaaatttaaaaccttgggagcagctaagcaaaaaaagtgtaacttacatttggttgaacagcgaggagaacgccagcgcataccacttgcctcaccgtggcacaagtgtctagtataatatactttgcatgcaaaccatattggaagctaaagtttctcctagtttaataaatgttagcacttgtcttggatgcagggcatgcatttttcagtctggcagaggtggtgtatgcctgtgcgattagccATTCAATTGcaccatgtgtttagggatgcgcagcctttccccccacctttcctgaaGTTACAAAGTTGTTCGGGGcatttgcttaaaaaaaataaataaaaaaaacaacacttatatagtgcttttctcctggcggactcaaagcgccagagctgcagccactaggacacgctctataggcaatagcagtgttagggagacttgcctaaggtctcctgctgaataggtgctggcttactgaacaggcagagccgaaattcgaaccctggtctcccgtgtctgaggcagagcccttaaccattacactatccagccacccctaAGTGGACCCAACGCTTAAACAGCACAgaatgaaaacagagaaatgcaccctgtatgtatttagagagtttagcccgtcttattaaccctcatctgtgactaatcaccaccgtaatttaatctctcagctgtgtcagctcaggaatctcctctgccatggcagagcagctagtttgtaaacacaggatgttaacaatatgtctgcttccataaaagcaggaagtagacacactgcagatttatatcagctgtaacaaagacatgcttttatttaaaggttattatgctgctgagtatcttttagagcagagaggaagatcttagttcaggtctgctttaatgctTTCCCGTTTCCTAATTCTTTGATATTATCTAATGAGTATTTAgaacatcatttttcatcttctctttaaaataaaataatgaaaaaaagtaggtgaagagtactgtcacaattattctgagtatatttttgtttgctggtggcttaaaaggcattttattgacaggttGTGAAGCTAccgtatcacctaggagaaaacaaggGAAAACGTTTCCTCATTCCTATTGCAGTTCTTTTCAGCAATTGCCCTCTGCACCTTTGTCCATATAACCTTTTGGTTCAGTTGTCTTTATTCTGCTCCACTCTttgtagggtctctggaaacgtgTGTCCTTTGTCTCTGCTTTATTACTAGTCTCTATtatgcagggccgggctgaggcagaggcgagagaggctccagcctcagggcgcagtgtaggaggggctcacaactcagctatcattcccctattgtgtttgaagcagagagaaataagaaaaggggatacatgacagtgactgtaagccagataactagaaaatAAAGGtactgggggccctggggcgcctcttactcttatagcaatcagtgtgtgacggctggggtgggagggacggaggggcgcactttggtgtctcagccttgggtgctggaggaccttgtcccggctctgctattATGTTACTAATATTACTTTCCTTCTCCTTGATACTCCCGGTATTTGTATTCCCACTGCAGGTTTCTTCCACTTCCCTTTTTCAATTCCCAGAGTTTATATTGCATTCTGGTGTATTTTCATTTTCCCTTCGCCTGTGTTCATTTTCATTGAACTGACTAGATGTCTACATTGTGTTTTTGCAGTTCATCTTTACTTTTTGTCTGCTCAGGTTCTTTCCTGTCAACTTTACTGCTTTCTCTTCCAGGATTTTTCATGACATTTTCACTGTCCTGCCTCAGTTATCTTATTCTATCTTTCCTCTCAGGTTCTTTTAAGTCATCCTCATGGTCTTCCCTCTCAAGTTTTTTCTAATCATCCTCACTGGTTTCCTTCCCAGGTTcttttatgtcattttcactgTCTTCCCTCTCAGTTTCTTTCTGATTATCCTCACGGTTTTCCTTCCCAGGTTCTTTTATGTCATTCTCACTGTCTTCCCTCTCAGTTTCTTTCTGATTATCCTCACGGTTTTCCTTCCCAGGTTCTTTTATGTCATTCTCACTGTCTTCCCTCTCAGTTTCTTTCTGATCATCCTCACTGGTTTCCTTCCCAGGTTcttttatgtcattttcactgTCTTCCCTCTCAGTTTCTTTCTGATTATCCTCACGGTTTTCCTTCCCAGGTTCTTTTATTTCATTCTCACTGTCTTCCCTCTCAGTTTCTTTCTGATCATCCTCACGGTTTTCCTTCCCAGGTTcttttatgtcattttcactgTCTTCCCTCTCAGTTTCTTTCTGATTATCCTCACGGTTTTCCTTCCCAGGTTCTTTTATTTCATTCTCACTGTCTTCCCTCTCAGTTTCCTTCTGATTATCCTCACGGTTTTCCTTCCCAGGTTCTTTTATGTCATTCTCACGGTCTTCCCTCTCAGTTTCTTTCTGATCATCCTCACGGTTTTCCTTCCCAGGTTCTTTTATGTCATTCTCCCTGTCTACCCACTCATCTTCCCCATCTTCTTTGACAGGTTTTTTCATGTTGTCTTCACTCAAGTGAAATTTCCCAGTTAGTCTACGGAGTTTTTCCACAGGTCCCCAGATAAATTTGTCTTGTGGTTCATAGTTCTGCCAGGCAAATAACACCAGTTTTCGTCGCTCAGCCTTGTTCTTCACAGTAAACATAAAATAGTCCAGAGCACTTCTTTTTACATTATGTAAGTTGCTACAACACAGGGTCTCCTGCAGGAAGAAGCTGACCAGAGCGGCCTGGAAACGCTCATAGCCAAACTCCCCCAAACACTTGAGAATACGAGTGATCCGCAGGTTGTTGTGGGTGTAGCTGTAGAAAGAAAAGATGTGTAAGTGGACTGTTTAATATTCACATGAGGAAGCActatactcacacacacaaaaaaatatataccatCCAATTAAATCCTtgctaggcctggaacccactagcagcgcttttctaagcacttgtgatttgaaaagctcttgctaatgtaaatgctgtgggtgtgatcccacttgagggatgtgattttttttttaaatcccccatagcatcacattagcaagagcttttcaactcACTAGTGCTAAGAAAAGGGCTGCTAGTAGGTTCtaggccttaaaggggcactatggttaaacattttaaatatgtgcaaacatagcaaataagaagtacatttttttccagagtaaaatgagccataaattacttttctcctatgttactgtcacttacagtaggtagtagaaacagaagcgacaggttttggacttgtccatctctttgtggggattctcagcaaggcgtttatgctttataaagatattccctaaaaaggatttaaaaaattatgctgtccagcttccctgctcgctacacagtttttgggcagttggacagagcaactgccattcactaagtgcttttgaaaataaagaaatccctgtaaatcccccatgaagagatggactagtccaaaacctgtcaattgtcagatttctactacctactgtaagtgacagcaacataggagaaaagtaatttatggctcattttactctggaaaaaacgtacttattatttgtatatgtttgcacatattttattttcTCCAAAATGACTGATGATATGGCTTTTCATTAATCCATAGAGTACGTCAGTTTTATCCAATCATATTAGCAGGAAAAGCAGTATATATGTTTTAGGGCTTGTACCCAGTACTTCTTGTGTGCATTTCAGCAATGCatacaggcttcaattcactaagaagcGTTCTGTAAAAATCTCatgttcagtaatttacctcatgtggcAGTTTAGACTTTTTTCTACCAAAACAAGATTTCTTCACATGCAGTAACAATGTCAATTAGTGAATTGTCATGCAATTTTTCTGTAAATTACCAAAGATTTTTACCTTGAGTATTTCATTCTGTAGTTTTAAGGAATCATGTAGTATTTATTAAGTATTTGTGTACGTGGTTCAGAGACATAAAAgcataccccccaaccgtcccgttttcgactgtaccgattttggggggctctcccgcgatcccggtatgagccccccaagtctcgggcggcagtgggcagagagggttaaaaaaaaaatgatcgaggcggcaGCCACGCCTAAGTGGGATGCCGGCAATACATtaatacctccctccctccctcccttgaaaTCTGCCCCGTGTCCCCCCCATTAGTAGAGTGCgcagggcagcggagcgggctgtcctcTTCCCGGCGTCCATCGATGCGTACCGGTATCCAACTTCAATCTGctacctgtgacgtcacaggaagttgaATGAAGCCAGATGTTGGTACGCTTCGATGGACggaggtaagatgacagcccgctccgctgccctgcgcactctgctaacggggggacacacaggtgacagatttcaagggagggagggaggtagtaatgtatTGCCGGCATCGCAATCCCGCATCTcacttaggcgcggctggcgcctcgatcatattttttttacagtggcacccatcctcaccctcctccccacccacgggcacccttaccctcctccccacccacgggcaggatATATGAGGGTTATTTTTATGAAAAATTATAAGGCTAtcaaaattcattaaaaaaaagatttataaaaactATGGTAAGCGTGGctagggtgtgtggttaggggtgtggcctgtatCCCGATTTCAAATTTTAAAATATTGGGAGGTATGTAAAAGTGAAATATAATTATTATCAATCATCCCCGGGTTAAAAAACATTAATAGCTAGGTTAAGAACTAATTTTATTTATCCAAATGAACGAAACACTCACAGAATTAGAACGCATTTCTCTGGATAAGGTTCCTGATTCTTCAGACATATAAagagagcaaaatgagccatagtAGAGCctagtgccttaaagagaaccagaggtgagagggatctggaggctgccatgtttatttccttttaaacaatgcacattgcctggcagccctgttgatcctctgcctctaataatttaagCCCTAGCCCCTAAAAAAACACGCAGATCAGATGtccatgacaaatctgacaagataagctgcatgcttgttttaggcatGTGATTTAGACCTTACTGACCAGAAAATtcaccaggactgccaggcaactggtatcatttaaaaggaaataaatatggcaacttccataggtctctcacctcgagttccttTTTAATTAGATATTTTGAAGGATTATTACAGTGCAGGGGGAGTGGAtgaaagatgtgatacattttatTATACTGACAAGTAAAGTGCAAGTCCAGCTGCATAAAATTGACATTACATTTGTATCAGGTCACAACCATTAGGCTCccagcacactgcatgcgattcagatttttaatcgttttttacatccgattccgattaatagtatactgcatgctgcatttttcctcaatttttctgttgattgcattcagagaaaatcagaattgcaaatcggaaacggaattgcaaaacggatttgcagtttgCAGGGAGCCATAGTATCGTATTAACTGTTTTTACATACTACATAATACTGTTAAATTAGAGAAATATGTTATTACTATCCTTATTTTTTGAATACTGTAATTAGTTTTCATCTTTTT contains:
- the LOC137541556 gene encoding opioid growth factor receptor-like protein 1 → MSSYYSDKPWDNEYDSTWEDDEEPKTNEKIQKDTRFKSYSWNSAAKDLQRYRHGYPEDMPNLWFYQNKIPFEPNGCCIEEVYQHNHAGEKYRILETKHDYIQWLFPLREPGLNAYAKPLTKDEIQMMKNDPEVMKRFLKSYILMLEFYGITLVDKETGKVNRAENWEERFHNLNTYTHNNLRITRILKCLGEFGYERFQAALVSFFLQETLCCSNLHNVKRSALDYFMFTVKNKAERRKLVLFAWQNYEPQDKFIWGPVEKLRRLTGKFHLSEDNMKKPVKEDGEDEWVDRENDIKEPGKENREDDQKETEREDRENDIKEPGKENREDNQKETEREDSENEIKEPGKENREDNQKETEREDSENDIKEPGKENREDDQKETEREDSENEIKEPGKENREDNQKETEREDSENDIKEPGKETSEDDQKETEREDSENDIKEPGKENREDNQKETEREDSENDIKEPGKENREDNQKETEREDSENDIKEPGKETSEDD